From one Rhizobium lentis genomic stretch:
- a CDS encoding phosphotransferase, whose protein sequence is MTPEDRIHALGIWQGPIDIAPITGGITNRNYLVSDAVARCVVRLGTDIPIHHISRQNELAASYAAHAAGISPAVIHHSPGVLVLEYIEARALSPEGLRAPDTLARVLPLVRTCHRDIARHFRGPAMIFWVFHVVRDYAASLKETGSAYLPLLPELIGRAETLEQAAGPFEIAFGHNDLLAANFLDDGKRLWLIDWDYAGFNTPLFDLGGLASNNEFSEADEHAMLEAYFDRPLTSDLRRRYGAMKCASLLRETLWSMISEIHSTIVFDYSAYTAENLARFERAYQAFEQDR, encoded by the coding sequence ATGACGCCTGAAGATAGGATTCATGCGCTCGGCATCTGGCAGGGTCCGATCGACATTGCGCCGATAACAGGCGGCATCACAAACAGGAACTATCTGGTCAGCGATGCCGTGGCGCGCTGCGTGGTTCGGCTCGGCACCGATATTCCGATCCATCACATCAGCCGGCAGAACGAGCTTGCCGCAAGTTATGCTGCCCACGCAGCCGGCATATCGCCCGCCGTCATCCACCATTCGCCCGGCGTGCTGGTGCTCGAATATATAGAGGCGAGGGCGCTTTCCCCGGAGGGCCTCAGGGCGCCCGATACGCTCGCCCGGGTCTTGCCCCTGGTGCGCACCTGCCACCGCGACATCGCCCGGCATTTCCGTGGTCCGGCAATGATCTTCTGGGTCTTTCACGTCGTCCGCGATTACGCTGCCAGTCTCAAGGAAACGGGGAGCGCCTATCTGCCCCTGCTGCCGGAGTTGATCGGCAGGGCCGAGACGCTGGAACAGGCGGCAGGCCCTTTCGAGATCGCTTTCGGCCACAACGATCTTCTTGCCGCTAATTTTCTCGACGACGGCAAGCGGCTTTGGCTCATCGACTGGGACTATGCCGGCTTCAACACGCCGCTGTTCGATCTCGGCGGATTGGCCTCCAACAACGAGTTTTCGGAGGCGGATGAGCATGCAATGCTGGAGGCCTATTTCGACCGGCCGCTGACATCGGATCTACGCCGACGTTATGGCGCGATGAAATGCGCCTCGCTGCTGCGCGAGACGCTCTGGAGCATGATTTCGGAAATCCATTCCACCATCGTTTTCGATTATTCCGCTTACACGGCCGAAAATCTCGCGCGGTTCGAGCGCGCCTATCAAGCCTTTGAACAGGATCGATAA